A genome region from Carya illinoinensis cultivar Pawnee chromosome 2, C.illinoinensisPawnee_v1, whole genome shotgun sequence includes the following:
- the LOC122300738 gene encoding uncharacterized protein LOC122300738 yields MKIQPIDVDSQAAWMEPVVRTDTAKPVMKSRFRRLFDRQFPSVLKISSGEKQIGGEAQYSNKDGGGAEFDPSSVCLAGMVQNFIEQESTEKQSSAAAKFGRNRCNCFNGNSNDSSDDELDVFACFGGESITSGSSFGGDFFDILKTLIPCSSIAERNLLADTSKIVEKNSKIHKRKDDLKIIVTDSLSTLGYDSSICKSKWEKSSSYPAGEYEYIDVIVEGERLLIDIDFRSEFEIARSTGAYKAILQSLPYIFVGKSDRLGQIASIVSEAARQSLKKKGMPFPPWRKGEYMRAKWLSTYTRTTQPRSSSTLGDTVSGTDNEESSVNTDSDGGELKLIFGEEAAPPDSSAGASLSSHPSRNSSVDEGEKEVAVTPWQPPAVKPKSFQRGAKMVTGLASLLKDKP; encoded by the exons ATGAAGATCCAACCTATTGATGTTGATTCTCAAGCAGCATGGATGGAACCGGTTGTTCGAACGGATACGGCCAAACCAGTGATGAAATCGCGATTCAGGAGGCTTTTTGACCGGCAATTCCCTAGCGTTCTGAAGATTTCGTCTGGGGAGAAGCAAATTGGTGGCGAGGCACAGTACAGCAACAAAGATGGAGGAGGGGCAGAGTTCGACCCGAGCTCGGTTTGCTTGGCGGGGATGGTGCAGAACTTCATTGAGCAGGAGAGCACCGAGAAGCAATCATCAGCGGCGGCGAAGTTCGGCCGGAATCGCTGCAATTGCTTCAACGGCAACAGCAATGACAGTTCCGACGACGAGCTTGACGTGTTCGCTTGTTTCGGCGGCGAGTCAATCACTTCCGGATCGTCCTTCGGCGGTGATTTCTTTGATATACTCAAG ACTCTAATTCCTTGCTCTAGCATTGCGGAGAGAAACCTCTTAGCAGACACGTCGAAGATCGTCGAGAAGAACAGCAAAATTCACAAAAGAAAAGACGATCTGAAAATCATCGTCACTGACTCTCTCTCAACTCTCGGATACGACTCCTCAATTTGCAAATCTAAATGGGAAAAATCATCTTCTTACCCAGccg GGGAATACGAATACATAGATGTAATAGTCGAGGGGGAGAGATTGTTGATCGATATCGATTTCCGATCGGAGTTTGAGATAGCTCGATCAACAGGTGCATACAAGGCGATCCTGCAATCCCTGCCATACATTTTTGTAGGGAAATCAGATCGGCTGGGTCAGATCGCGTCGATTGTGTCGGAGGCAGCGAGGCAGAGCCTGAAGAAGAAGGGGATGCCTTTTCCGCCATGGAGAAAGGGGGAGTACATGCGGGCCAAGTGGCTCTCTACCTATACCAGAACCACTCAGCCCCGATCATCCTCCACCCTTGGAGACACCGTTTCCGGGACCGACAACGAGGAATCTTCCGTCAACACCGACAGCGATGGGGGTGAGCTGAAACTGATCTTCGGTGAGGAAGCAGCGCCGCCCGATTCTAGCGCGGGCGCTTCGTTATCATCACACCCGTCGAGAAACTCCAGCGTGGACGAGGGCGAGAAAGAAGTGGCGGTAACCCCTTGGCAGCCACCGGCAGTAAAACCGAAGAGCTTTCAGAGAGGAGCAAAGATGGTCACCGGATTAGCCTCTCTTCTCAAGGATAAACCCTAA